One Streptomyces sp. NBC_01217 genomic region harbors:
- a CDS encoding HAD-IA family hydrolase, with protein sequence MTRPPLQAVLFDMDGTLVDTERLWWEAVEQVAGRSLTEADQPEVLGRPVEHTAAWLGAATGRPFADVAAALHREFTDRVRTGIVARPGALALLDALAAEGTPTALVTASSRAVADIVLASLGADRFAVSVTADDTERTKPAPDPYLAACSALGADPTRCVAVEDTRTGVDSAEAAGCAVLAVPSLAPIETAAGRTVLASLEGVTPEQLRALVAPRLRVLSWNLWHGGTMVEDHRSKQLKVILDAEADVVGLQETGGTAAQELAEALGWYHHRAGENLGIISRHPVITRLGDPDVGFYGAAGVRIRIDGAYELDVWTAHLHYTPYGPYEAAFEGLPAAELIAHEEVRLAQMRDALRRIAEASDATTPVVLVGDFNAPSHLDRPDVAWPVTRAAEEAGLRDSYREAHPDPIADPGHTWSPIHAEHEDGSGRPEPQDRIDYVLHNGRGLGVLDSRTVVTGTPRAWPDVAGNDWPSDHAAVLTTFTLGRVE encoded by the coding sequence GTGACCCGACCCCCACTCCAGGCCGTGCTGTTCGACATGGACGGCACACTCGTCGACACCGAGCGGCTGTGGTGGGAGGCGGTGGAACAGGTCGCCGGGCGCTCCCTGACCGAGGCGGACCAGCCGGAGGTGCTCGGCCGGCCGGTCGAGCACACCGCCGCGTGGCTGGGCGCGGCCACGGGTAGGCCGTTCGCGGACGTCGCCGCCGCACTGCACCGGGAGTTCACCGACCGCGTCCGTACCGGCATCGTTGCCCGCCCGGGTGCACTCGCCCTCCTCGACGCCCTCGCCGCAGAGGGGACCCCCACCGCGCTGGTCACCGCCTCCTCCCGGGCCGTCGCGGACATCGTCCTCGCCTCCCTGGGCGCCGACCGGTTCGCCGTGTCCGTCACCGCCGACGACACCGAGCGCACCAAGCCCGCCCCCGACCCCTACCTGGCCGCCTGCAGCGCCCTCGGCGCCGACCCCACCCGCTGCGTGGCGGTCGAGGACACCCGGACCGGCGTCGACTCCGCCGAGGCGGCCGGGTGCGCGGTGCTCGCGGTCCCGTCACTGGCGCCGATCGAGACGGCGGCGGGACGGACGGTGCTGGCCAGCCTGGAAGGGGTCACTCCCGAGCAGCTGCGCGCCCTGGTCGCCCCTCGGCTGCGCGTGCTGAGCTGGAACCTCTGGCACGGCGGGACGATGGTCGAGGACCACCGGTCCAAACAGCTCAAGGTCATCCTGGACGCCGAGGCCGATGTCGTGGGACTGCAGGAGACCGGCGGCACCGCGGCCCAGGAACTCGCCGAGGCGCTCGGCTGGTACCACCACCGGGCGGGCGAAAACCTCGGCATCATCAGCCGCCACCCGGTCATCACTCGCCTCGGCGACCCCGACGTCGGCTTCTACGGAGCGGCGGGCGTCCGCATCCGCATCGACGGAGCGTACGAGCTGGACGTGTGGACCGCCCACCTCCACTACACGCCGTACGGGCCCTACGAGGCCGCCTTCGAAGGACTCCCGGCGGCCGAGCTGATCGCTCACGAGGAGGTGCGGCTCGCGCAGATGCGGGACGCGCTGCGGCGAATCGCCGAGGCGTCCGACGCCACGACGCCCGTGGTGCTCGTCGGGGACTTCAACGCGCCCTCCCACCTGGACCGGCCGGACGTCGCCTGGCCGGTGACGAGAGCCGCCGAGGAGGCCGGCCTGCGCGACTCCTACCGCGAGGCCCACCCGGACCCGATCGCCGACCCCGGCCACACCTGGTCCCCCATCCACGCCGAACACGAGGACGGCAGCGGCCGCCCCGAGCCGCAGGACCGCATCGACTACGTCCTCCACAACGGCCGGGGCCTGGGAGTCCTAGACTCCCGCACCGTCGTCACCGGCACTCCGCGTGCCTGGCCCGACGTCGCCGGCAACGACTGGCCGTCGGACCACGCGGCGGTGCTCACGACCTTCACCCTGGGCCGGGTGGAGTGA
- a CDS encoding ABC transporter substrate-binding protein, protein MTVSLPRAAVLSGSLAVVAVLALSACGAAPDNASTTADGKSAATATSAADFGGMEKLVTAAKKEGTLHAIALPRDWANYGALIDGFEKKYGIKIEVENPDGSSQDEINAVTSRKGQNRAPDVLDLGSSFALSAAQQGLLAPYKVTAFGDIPEGQKDAQGRWYNDYGGYISIGCDAKRVKTCPTTFADLLKPQYKGQVALNGNPTKSGSAFGGVYAAGLASGGSFDDIQPGLDFFAKLKKNGNYTPVESTPATVEKGETPISIDWDYLNAGYADEFESKGVDWKVSVPSDGQFSQYYSQAVNKDAPHPAAARLWQEYLYSTEGQNLWLKGYARPALMTSMEKAGTLDKTAAAKLPKVSGTPTFPTEAQQSKAKTVLGEGWAKAVSE, encoded by the coding sequence GTGACCGTGTCCCTTCCGCGAGCAGCCGTGCTCAGCGGTTCCCTTGCCGTCGTCGCCGTGCTCGCCCTGAGCGCCTGCGGCGCCGCCCCCGACAACGCGTCGACCACCGCCGACGGCAAGAGCGCCGCCACCGCCACCTCCGCCGCCGACTTCGGCGGCATGGAGAAACTGGTCACCGCCGCGAAGAAGGAGGGCACGCTGCACGCCATCGCGCTGCCCCGCGACTGGGCCAACTACGGCGCTCTCATCGACGGCTTCGAGAAGAAGTACGGCATCAAGATCGAGGTCGAGAACCCGGACGGCTCCAGCCAGGACGAGATCAACGCCGTCACCTCCCGCAAGGGCCAGAACCGCGCGCCGGACGTCCTCGACCTCGGCAGCTCCTTCGCGCTCAGCGCCGCCCAGCAGGGGCTGCTCGCGCCGTACAAGGTGACCGCGTTCGGCGACATCCCGGAAGGGCAGAAGGACGCGCAGGGGCGCTGGTACAACGACTACGGCGGCTACATCTCCATCGGCTGCGACGCGAAGCGCGTGAAGACGTGCCCGACGACCTTCGCGGACCTGCTCAAGCCGCAGTACAAGGGCCAGGTTGCGCTCAACGGCAACCCCACCAAGTCCGGTTCGGCCTTCGGCGGGGTGTACGCGGCCGGGCTCGCGTCCGGCGGCTCCTTCGACGACATCCAGCCCGGCCTCGACTTCTTCGCGAAGCTGAAGAAGAACGGCAACTACACGCCCGTCGAGTCGACTCCGGCCACCGTGGAGAAGGGCGAGACGCCGATCAGCATCGACTGGGACTACCTGAACGCCGGCTACGCCGACGAGTTCGAGTCCAAGGGCGTGGACTGGAAGGTGTCGGTGCCCAGTGACGGCCAGTTCTCCCAGTACTACTCCCAGGCCGTCAACAAGGACGCCCCGCACCCGGCGGCTGCCCGCCTGTGGCAGGAGTACCTCTACAGCACCGAGGGCCAGAACCTGTGGCTCAAGGGTTACGCCCGCCCGGCCCTGATGACCTCCATGGAGAAGGCCGGCACCCTCGACAAGACGGCCGCGGCCAAGCTGCCCAAGGTCTCCGGCACGCCCACCTTCCCGACCGAGGCCCAGCAGAGCAAGGCCAAGACGGTCCTCGGAGAGGGCTGGGCGAAGGCCGTCTCCGAATGA
- a CDS encoding DUF4192 domain-containing protein — MNQHHESTGPVDEQQITLRGPAELADALPYLMGFHPNDSVVMVALHGGRGRFGGRLRLGIPQAPQEWPPVAQQLAECLIKGSERRGERPDAIVIFLCQDPAEGESGGQVMERLRPLAQRLRTACGALDVPVLEALCISDGRYWSYCCPDERCCPAEGNQLALPGTSVMAAAAAYAGIQVRGTLREMEARLAPLNTTVAAEQQRALDSAGAELVPKILDETGRKYVARETLELARRLMKRLREAPVTAPSASDLSDDRLISHDEAAAVILGLQDRETRDKAAEWMEGPEAESALRLWRALSRRCVAPYEEHAAAPLTLAGWVSWSTGDEPAARVALGLALRVDPGYTFAQLLHEACNQGLDPETLRRCLRGERSARTGPHDHRTDPDTRPRRARPAVARRPTGPRRRKAPSGSARPATAAARRRSGQAFPSRRGSRSGR; from the coding sequence ATGAACCAGCACCACGAATCCACCGGTCCGGTCGACGAGCAGCAGATCACCCTGCGGGGGCCTGCCGAACTCGCCGATGCCCTCCCGTATCTCATGGGGTTCCACCCGAACGACAGTGTGGTCATGGTCGCCCTGCACGGCGGCCGGGGCCGCTTCGGCGGGAGGCTCAGGCTCGGCATCCCACAGGCACCCCAGGAATGGCCACCCGTCGCCCAGCAGCTTGCCGAGTGTTTGATCAAGGGGAGCGAGCGACGTGGGGAGCGTCCTGACGCGATCGTCATCTTCCTCTGCCAGGATCCCGCCGAGGGCGAGAGCGGCGGCCAGGTCATGGAGCGGCTGCGTCCCCTTGCCCAGCGGCTGCGTACGGCCTGCGGCGCGCTCGACGTGCCCGTGCTCGAAGCGCTCTGCATCTCCGACGGCCGGTACTGGTCCTACTGCTGCCCGGACGAGCGTTGCTGCCCGGCCGAGGGGAACCAGCTGGCGCTGCCCGGCACTTCGGTGATGGCGGCCGCCGCCGCATACGCGGGCATTCAAGTACGGGGAACGCTGCGGGAGATGGAGGCCAGGCTCGCACCCCTGAACACCACGGTGGCTGCAGAGCAGCAACGGGCACTCGACTCGGCCGGGGCCGAGCTGGTGCCGAAGATCCTCGACGAGACGGGGCGCAAGTACGTGGCCCGTGAGACCTTGGAGCTTGCCCGAAGGCTCATGAAACGCCTCAGGGAGGCGCCGGTGACGGCGCCCTCCGCGTCGGACCTCAGTGACGACCGGCTGATCAGCCATGACGAGGCCGCCGCGGTCATCCTCGGCCTGCAGGACAGGGAAACCCGTGACAAGGCCGCGGAATGGATGGAGGGCCCCGAAGCCGAATCCGCGTTGCGGCTCTGGCGGGCGCTCTCCCGTCGCTGCGTCGCGCCGTACGAGGAGCATGCCGCGGCGCCGTTGACGCTGGCCGGGTGGGTCTCGTGGTCGACGGGCGACGAACCGGCTGCACGGGTCGCGCTCGGTCTCGCCCTGCGGGTGGATCCCGGGTACACCTTCGCTCAACTCCTTCACGAGGCGTGCAACCAAGGCCTTGATCCGGAGACCCTGCGCCGCTGTCTGCGGGGTGAGCGCAGTGCCAGGACGGGCCCGCACGACCACCGTACGGACCCGGACACGCGGCCCCGGAGGGCACGCCCGGCCGTTGCTCGGCGCCCTACCGGCCCTCGGCGAAGGAAGGCGCCATCCGGCTCCGCCCGCCCCGCAACGGCCGCTGCCCGGCGACGCTCCGGGCAGGCCTTCCCCAGCCGGCGCGGGTCCAGGAGCGGCCGATGA
- a CDS encoding ABC transporter permease gives MARLNPWRWGVFGLAGLYFLVPLAASVVFTVDVPGQGLTFDAYSRIFSTNGFGASLLLSLELALATIAVVLLLMVPAMVALRLGAPRLRPVVEVVCSLPLVVPPIAFVAGIGTVLKWGPEHLSRTPLFQTFVAIQNPDFPVILVLAYVVMALPFVYRALDAGLRAVDVRTLVEAARSCGAGWPQALVQAVLPNLRGALLNASFLTLALVLGEFTVAQLLGFQPFAVWIVNVSGSQAQLSVAVSVLSLLVTWALLLALAGVGGRSRTTSRG, from the coding sequence ATGGCTCGCCTGAACCCGTGGCGGTGGGGCGTGTTCGGCCTCGCCGGACTGTACTTCCTGGTGCCGCTGGCCGCGTCCGTGGTCTTCACGGTCGACGTGCCCGGGCAGGGCCTCACCTTCGACGCCTACAGCCGGATCTTCTCCACGAACGGCTTCGGCGCCAGTCTGCTCCTCTCGCTGGAGCTGGCCCTGGCGACGATCGCCGTCGTCCTGCTGCTGATGGTGCCCGCCATGGTCGCGCTGCGGCTCGGCGCGCCCCGGCTGCGGCCGGTCGTCGAAGTGGTGTGTTCTTTGCCGCTGGTCGTGCCGCCGATCGCGTTCGTCGCCGGCATCGGCACCGTCCTGAAGTGGGGGCCCGAACACCTCTCGCGCACACCGCTGTTCCAGACGTTCGTGGCGATCCAGAACCCGGACTTTCCCGTGATCCTCGTCCTGGCGTACGTCGTGATGGCGCTGCCGTTCGTGTACCGCGCCCTGGACGCGGGCCTGCGCGCCGTCGACGTACGCACCCTCGTCGAGGCTGCCCGCAGCTGCGGGGCAGGCTGGCCGCAGGCACTCGTGCAGGCCGTCCTTCCCAACCTGCGCGGCGCACTGCTCAACGCCTCCTTCCTCACCCTCGCCCTGGTCCTCGGCGAGTTCACCGTCGCCCAGCTGCTCGGCTTCCAGCCCTTCGCCGTGTGGATCGTGAACGTCAGCGGCTCGCAGGCCCAGCTCTCCGTTGCCGTCTCCGTGCTCAGCCTGCTCGTCACCTGGGCACTGCTCCTCGCGCTCGCCGGTGTCGGCGGGCGTTCCCGTACCACTTCCCGGGGATGA
- a CDS encoding NUDIX hydrolase codes for MPPYDPSTFPPFAVTVDLVVLTVRRHAFCALVVRRGEPPFQGRWALPGGFVRADEDLGAAAARELVEETGLCAQDPAAPAVGNGAHLEQLATYGDPGRDPRMRVVSVAHLALAPDLPAPRAGGDANSARWAPVGDLLGPEAGFGHEGENQAPLAFDHARILADGVERARSKIEYSSLATAFCPPAFTVGELRRVYEAVWGVVLDPRNFHRKVTGTPGFLVPAGGTTTRQGGRPAQLFRAGAATVLNPPMLRPEV; via the coding sequence ATGCCGCCCTACGACCCGTCGACCTTCCCGCCGTTCGCTGTCACCGTCGACCTGGTCGTGCTCACGGTGCGCCGTCATGCGTTCTGCGCGCTGGTGGTACGCCGCGGTGAGCCGCCGTTCCAGGGGCGATGGGCGCTGCCCGGCGGGTTCGTCAGAGCCGATGAGGATCTCGGAGCCGCAGCAGCGCGCGAGCTCGTCGAGGAGACCGGCCTGTGTGCCCAGGATCCGGCAGCCCCGGCGGTCGGCAACGGCGCCCATCTCGAACAGCTCGCCACCTACGGCGACCCGGGGCGTGACCCGCGGATGAGGGTCGTCAGCGTCGCTCACCTCGCCTTGGCCCCCGATCTTCCGGCCCCGCGGGCGGGCGGCGATGCGAACAGCGCGCGTTGGGCGCCTGTGGGGGATCTGCTCGGACCGGAGGCCGGATTCGGCCATGAGGGCGAAAACCAGGCCCCGCTGGCCTTCGATCATGCGCGGATCCTGGCCGATGGCGTCGAGCGGGCACGTTCCAAGATCGAGTACTCCTCGCTGGCCACGGCCTTCTGCCCGCCCGCGTTCACGGTCGGTGAGCTTCGGAGGGTGTACGAGGCGGTGTGGGGCGTGGTTCTCGACCCGCGGAACTTTCACCGCAAGGTGACAGGCACCCCCGGCTTCCTGGTGCCTGCCGGGGGAACGACCACTCGACAGGGAGGCCGCCCCGCCCAGCTCTTCCGGGCCGGTGCGGCCACGGTTCTCAACCCGCCGATGCTGAGGCCGGAAGTCTGA
- a CDS encoding ABC transporter ATP-binding protein, translated as MTVTTLEKKAGEKAATVEFQGVRREFGPTLALDGFDLTVRPGELLALLGPSGCGKTTALRMLAGFEQPDAGAVLVDGEDVSRIPVHRRDAGMVFQSYSLFPHLDALDNVAFGLRMRKVRTAERRARAGELLELVGLADKGGRFPHQLSGGQQQRVALARALALRPRVLLLDEPLSALDAKVRLTLREEIRRLQQELGITTLFVTHDQEEALSTADRVAVMHAGRLEQCAAPAELYGRPATAFVAEFVGTMSRIPGRLADGTVEVLGQRLPVDGQAPTATEVDVLVRPEAVEVGADGDGDARVVATAFLGAATRITVRLADGTEVKADLPTHEAAALGSGAAVSVSLPQRPVLVAERTR; from the coding sequence ATGACCGTCACCACGCTTGAGAAGAAGGCCGGCGAGAAGGCGGCCACCGTCGAATTCCAGGGCGTGCGCCGGGAGTTCGGGCCGACGCTCGCTCTCGACGGATTCGACCTGACCGTGCGGCCGGGCGAGCTGCTGGCTCTGCTCGGTCCGTCCGGCTGCGGCAAGACCACCGCGCTGCGCATGCTCGCCGGGTTCGAACAGCCGGATGCCGGTGCCGTGCTGGTCGACGGCGAGGACGTCAGCCGTATCCCCGTCCATCGCCGCGACGCCGGGATGGTCTTCCAGTCGTACAGCCTCTTCCCGCACCTCGACGCGCTCGACAACGTGGCCTTCGGGCTGCGCATGCGCAAAGTGCGCACGGCCGAACGGCGGGCGCGCGCCGGCGAGTTGCTGGAGCTCGTCGGCCTTGCCGACAAGGGCGGGAGGTTTCCGCACCAGCTCTCGGGCGGCCAGCAGCAGCGTGTCGCCCTGGCCCGCGCCCTCGCGCTGCGCCCGCGCGTCCTGCTGCTCGACGAACCGCTGTCCGCGCTCGACGCCAAGGTACGGCTGACGCTCCGCGAGGAGATCCGGCGGCTTCAGCAGGAGCTCGGCATCACCACGCTGTTCGTGACCCACGACCAGGAGGAGGCCCTGTCCACGGCGGACCGGGTCGCCGTGATGCACGCCGGCCGGCTCGAACAGTGCGCCGCCCCGGCCGAGTTGTACGGACGTCCCGCCACCGCCTTCGTCGCCGAGTTCGTGGGCACGATGAGCCGGATTCCGGGACGGCTGGCCGACGGGACCGTCGAGGTGCTGGGGCAGCGCCTGCCGGTGGACGGGCAGGCGCCGACGGCGACCGAAGTGGACGTCCTGGTGCGGCCCGAGGCCGTGGAGGTAGGCGCCGACGGCGACGGGGACGCGCGCGTGGTCGCCACCGCGTTCCTCGGCGCGGCCACCCGGATCACGGTACGGCTCGCCGACGGCACGGAGGTGAAGGCCGACCTGCCGACGCACGAGGCCGCCGCACTCGGCTCCGGGGCCGCAGTGAGCGTGTCACTGCCGCAGCGTCCGGTGCTGGTGGCCGAACGCACGCGTTGA
- a CDS encoding GntR family transcriptional regulator, producing MPARHEQIADELRRAIDRDEYTVGNRLPSETELAAHYGVSRGTIRQAVAALTAEGLIGSRQGARRVVLASRRSQSFAELHSFAQWARAMGREATGRVIAQEYRPATQQDAARLQLQASTHVLHVLRLRGLDGEPVLIERTVYADWISPAVATIEPDCPSVTQRLYDDTGLVFAYGEHVIDAVAAGAQDAELLAIRRTSPLLRIRRLTTTREGRPVEWSDDRYRPDAVSFSVHNSTGNNALARETADQ from the coding sequence ATGCCGGCGCGACACGAACAGATCGCCGATGAGCTGCGGCGGGCGATCGACCGCGACGAGTACACAGTCGGCAACCGATTGCCTTCGGAGACGGAGCTCGCCGCCCACTACGGCGTCTCGCGCGGCACCATCCGTCAGGCCGTCGCGGCCCTCACCGCCGAGGGACTCATCGGCTCCCGACAGGGCGCCCGCCGCGTGGTGCTGGCCAGCCGCCGCAGCCAGAGCTTCGCCGAACTGCACAGCTTCGCCCAGTGGGCGCGTGCGATGGGGCGGGAGGCGACCGGACGCGTCATCGCCCAGGAGTATCGCCCAGCGACCCAACAGGATGCGGCACGCCTCCAACTACAGGCGAGTACGCATGTGTTGCACGTTCTGCGACTGCGCGGCCTGGACGGCGAGCCGGTATTGATCGAGCGGACCGTGTACGCCGACTGGATCTCCCCCGCCGTGGCGACGATAGAGCCCGACTGCCCCTCCGTCACCCAGCGGCTCTACGACGACACGGGCCTGGTCTTCGCCTACGGCGAGCATGTCATCGACGCGGTGGCGGCCGGAGCCCAGGACGCCGAACTGCTCGCCATCCGCCGTACGAGCCCACTCCTGCGCATCCGTCGGCTCACCACGACACGCGAAGGGCGGCCGGTGGAGTGGTCGGACGACCGCTACCGCCCGGACGCAGTGAGCTTCAGCGTGCACAACTCGACCGGGAACAACGCGCTGGCCCGCGAAACAGCCGATCAATAA
- a CDS encoding ATP-binding cassette domain-containing protein, which translates to MLQAIGLTSARRRGLPAAVDDLTFEARPGGVTVLLGASGSGKTMALRLMLELDPGRGVTHFRGRPLHRIPHPAREVGVLLGEVPGHPARTVRGQLRMLCAAAGVPASRADELLEAVGLAGLRDQRIGTLSLGMDRLLALASALLGDPHTLILDDPAEGLSAREAAWLHELLQAHAAKGGTVLYTTTDPKEAARTADHVVTIDGGRLVADQSSGDFSRTRLRPRVAVRTPHAARLAAVVSREARAARRSVEVVTEASGRLSVYGSTCAEIGDAAFRHRLPVHQLADEVGDTGDTGPAVCEAEAEPRPASRARASGSELLPPIRRRPSRGPLHPLRYELRRLLGVRTTTLIMAAVLVVSVGLSVLLARSGHARLTEVLTAWPSVLPLPPAAVGAGVIGALSFGDEFRYPALAAGRGNVPRRLGLLLAKLVVSACVGLVLALVVVLASAEAVHLVYGNDLIKVPSNSVHLGASWAGLTVGCAWAGLLAAGVFRVTAAGVAAVLAIPVLVVPLVRSLPTGPASRPATGLPAGLRGLVWPRWPQEVDRWVAAVVHVVAHPVGAALSLSLSVLICAYLFTGVRGRVRW; encoded by the coding sequence ATGCTCCAGGCCATCGGACTCACCAGTGCCCGCCGCCGTGGCCTTCCGGCCGCCGTGGACGATCTCACCTTCGAAGCCCGGCCCGGTGGCGTCACCGTACTTCTGGGTGCCTCCGGGTCGGGCAAGACCATGGCCCTCCGCCTGATGCTCGAACTCGACCCGGGGCGGGGGGTCACCCACTTCCGGGGCAGACCGCTGCACCGCATTCCGCACCCCGCGCGTGAGGTGGGCGTGCTCCTTGGGGAGGTGCCGGGCCATCCCGCCCGTACCGTCCGAGGGCAGCTCCGCATGCTGTGCGCGGCCGCCGGCGTACCGGCGTCCCGGGCCGACGAGCTGCTCGAAGCCGTCGGCCTTGCCGGACTCCGGGACCAGCGCATCGGCACGCTCTCGCTCGGCATGGACCGCCTGCTCGCCCTCGCTTCGGCGCTGCTGGGCGACCCGCACACGCTCATCCTCGACGACCCCGCAGAAGGTCTTTCCGCGCGCGAGGCGGCCTGGTTGCACGAGCTGCTGCAGGCCCATGCCGCCAAGGGCGGGACCGTTCTGTACACCACGACCGATCCCAAGGAGGCCGCGCGGACGGCCGACCATGTCGTCACCATCGACGGCGGACGCCTCGTCGCCGACCAGAGCTCCGGCGACTTCTCCCGGACCCGCCTACGCCCCCGGGTCGCCGTCCGCACCCCGCACGCGGCCCGCCTCGCAGCCGTCGTCAGCCGCGAGGCCCGAGCGGCCAGACGCTCGGTCGAGGTGGTCACCGAAGCGAGCGGCCGTCTCTCCGTGTACGGCTCCACCTGTGCGGAGATCGGCGACGCGGCATTCCGGCACAGGCTCCCAGTGCACCAACTCGCCGACGAGGTCGGCGACACCGGCGACACCGGCCCTGCTGTGTGTGAAGCGGAAGCCGAACCGCGTCCGGCCTCGCGGGCGCGGGCGTCCGGCTCGGAACTGCTGCCGCCGATCCGACGTCGCCCATCCCGTGGCCCGCTCCACCCGCTGCGATACGAACTGCGCCGCCTCCTCGGTGTCAGAACAACAACCTTGATCATGGCTGCTGTTCTGGTCGTCTCGGTCGGGCTCTCCGTCCTCCTTGCCCGCTCCGGTCACGCTCGGCTGACCGAGGTGCTGACGGCCTGGCCGTCGGTGCTGCCGTTGCCGCCCGCGGCGGTCGGAGCCGGAGTGATCGGTGCGCTCTCGTTCGGCGACGAGTTCCGCTATCCCGCGCTGGCGGCGGGCCGAGGCAACGTCCCCCGCCGCCTGGGTCTGCTTCTCGCCAAGCTGGTGGTGTCGGCGTGCGTCGGCCTGGTGCTCGCTCTGGTCGTCGTGCTGGCCTCGGCCGAGGCCGTTCATCTGGTGTACGGCAATGATTTGATCAAGGTTCCATCGAATTCGGTGCACCTGGGCGCGAGTTGGGCAGGGCTGACCGTGGGCTGCGCCTGGGCGGGCCTCCTGGCTGCCGGGGTCTTCAGGGTGACTGCGGCCGGTGTTGCCGCGGTACTGGCCATTCCCGTGCTCGTCGTTCCACTCGTCCGGAGCTTGCCGACCGGCCCGGCCTCCCGTCCGGCGACAGGGCTTCCTGCCGGGCTGCGCGGGCTGGTGTGGCCGCGCTGGCCGCAGGAGGTGGACCGATGGGTGGCAGCTGTCGTGCATGTGGTGGCGCACCCCGTGGGGGCCGCGTTGTCATTGTCGTTGTCGGTCCTGATCTGCGCGTATCTGTTCACCGGCGTTCGCGGCAGAGTCCGTTGGTGA
- a CDS encoding ABC transporter permease yields MTDTLTRVDTATAAPVKRRRRPLGPLAVVPLLAFTALAFGLPAWAILDGAFTVKNQATGTSSYSTANLTLSLQGAYLTALIGSVKLSAVSAALAALLGLPLAQAVVTSRFRALREAVLTASGVLANFGGVPLAFAFVATLGNAGVLTRHLGLTDKGWDLYSFWGLVIVYLYFLIPLMVLTITPALEGLRTQWREAAQNNGATPVQYWRHVALPVLAPSLLGGLVLLFGSAFAAYATAAAMVGSSIPLVTLQIADAISGNVLVGQENVALALSLDMVLVAGLVMAVYLPLQRRSARWLA; encoded by the coding sequence ATGACGGACACCCTCACCCGGGTCGACACGGCGACCGCCGCTCCTGTGAAGCGGCGGCGCCGCCCGCTCGGCCCGCTCGCCGTCGTCCCGCTGCTCGCCTTCACCGCGCTCGCCTTCGGGCTGCCCGCCTGGGCCATCCTGGACGGCGCCTTCACCGTCAAGAACCAGGCCACGGGGACCAGTTCCTACAGCACGGCCAACCTGACCCTGTCGTTGCAGGGTGCGTACCTGACGGCGCTGATCGGCAGCGTCAAGCTGTCCGCGGTCTCCGCCGCCCTCGCGGCCCTCCTCGGACTGCCCCTCGCCCAGGCCGTCGTCACCTCCCGCTTCCGCGCGTTGCGCGAGGCCGTGCTCACCGCGTCCGGGGTCCTGGCCAACTTCGGCGGTGTCCCGCTGGCCTTCGCCTTCGTCGCCACACTCGGCAACGCCGGTGTGCTGACCCGGCACCTGGGCCTGACCGACAAGGGCTGGGACCTCTACAGCTTCTGGGGACTGGTGATCGTCTACCTGTACTTCCTGATCCCGCTGATGGTCCTCACCATCACCCCCGCACTGGAGGGCCTGCGCACCCAGTGGCGCGAGGCAGCGCAGAACAACGGCGCGACTCCGGTGCAGTACTGGCGGCACGTCGCCCTGCCCGTCCTCGCGCCCTCACTCCTCGGCGGTCTGGTGCTGCTCTTCGGCAGCGCCTTCGCCGCGTACGCCACCGCCGCCGCCATGGTCGGCAGCTCCATCCCGCTGGTCACCCTGCAGATAGCCGATGCGATCTCCGGCAATGTGCTGGTCGGCCAGGAGAACGTGGCGCTCGCCCTCAGCCTCGACATGGTCCTGGTGGCGGGCCTGGTCATGGCCGTGTACCTGCCCCTGCAACGACGGAGCGCGCGATGGCTCGCCTGA